Proteins co-encoded in one Acidithiobacillus caldus ATCC 51756 genomic window:
- a CDS encoding IS256 family transposase produces MQESTGFDGGMGELGLNIEGLLRRSARQLIQQAIEGEVQVLLEEYAAVRMVDGRRAVVRNGYLPEREILTAVGPVPVQVPKVRDRSGSGVVFRSSLVPPYVRKSRTVAAALPWLYLHGVSSGRMHEALSVLLGEEAKGLSPAVLGRLKVEWAQEHAQWQRRSLQGKRYAYWWADGVYTQLRAEDDPRMCLLVIIGVTAEGKKEVVAVTDGLRESKASWLEILRDLRDRGLQEAPLLAIGDGAMGFWAALDEIYPQTRHQRCWVHKTANILNELPKRLQGKAKAALQAIWMADTREAAEKAWQAFVRDYQAKYPRAVAKLEKDRDVLLTFFDFPAEHWRHIRSSNAIESTFATVRQRSSRTKNCVSRATFLGLSYKLIQQAERHWRGIQHPERLRELFAGVTFVDGMPANETRLDPQQDAA; encoded by the coding sequence ATGCAAGAGAGTACTGGTTTCGACGGAGGAATGGGAGAGTTGGGCCTGAACATCGAGGGCTTATTGCGGCGGTCCGCGCGCCAGCTGATCCAACAGGCCATCGAGGGCGAGGTGCAGGTGCTGCTGGAGGAGTATGCCGCGGTACGCATGGTCGATGGTCGCCGGGCCGTCGTGCGGAATGGATATCTGCCGGAGCGGGAGATCCTGACAGCGGTCGGCCCCGTGCCTGTACAGGTCCCCAAGGTGCGAGACCGCTCCGGTTCGGGCGTGGTCTTCCGTTCTTCCCTGGTACCGCCCTACGTGCGCAAGTCGCGGACCGTGGCCGCAGCGCTCCCCTGGTTGTACCTGCACGGGGTATCGTCGGGACGGATGCACGAGGCGCTGTCTGTTCTCCTGGGCGAGGAGGCCAAGGGGCTTTCTCCGGCCGTGCTGGGACGCTTGAAAGTCGAATGGGCGCAAGAGCATGCCCAATGGCAGCGCCGGTCTCTACAGGGAAAACGCTACGCCTATTGGTGGGCCGACGGGGTCTATACCCAGCTGCGGGCGGAGGACGATCCCCGGATGTGTCTCTTGGTCATTATTGGCGTGACGGCCGAGGGCAAGAAGGAGGTCGTGGCGGTCACCGACGGTTTACGGGAGTCCAAAGCCTCCTGGCTAGAGATCCTGCGGGACTTGCGCGACCGCGGGCTGCAGGAGGCGCCACTACTGGCCATAGGAGATGGGGCGATGGGTTTCTGGGCCGCCCTGGACGAGATTTACCCACAAACCCGTCATCAGCGCTGTTGGGTGCACAAGACGGCCAACATCCTCAACGAGCTACCGAAGCGCCTTCAGGGGAAAGCCAAGGCCGCCCTGCAGGCGATCTGGATGGCCGACACCCGTGAAGCTGCGGAGAAAGCCTGGCAAGCCTTCGTGCGGGACTACCAGGCCAAATATCCCAGAGCGGTCGCAAAGCTCGAGAAGGACCGGGACGTGCTGCTGACCTTCTTCGACTTCCCGGCAGAGCACTGGCGGCATATCCGCAGCAGCAACGCCATCGAATCGACCTTCGCCACCGTACGGCAACGCAGCAGCCGCACTAAAAACTGTGTCTCTCGAGCCACTTTCCTTGGCCTGAGCTACAAGCTCATCCAGCAGGCAGAGAGACACTGGCGCGGGATTCAGCATCCGGAAAGACTGCGCGAGCTCTTTGCCGGGGTGACATTTGTCGATGGGATGCCTGCCAACGAAACCCGGCTGGATCCTCAACAGGACGCCGCCTGA
- a CDS encoding DUF3363 domain-containing protein produces MSERRSDTSVSGKSFVRGKTIDEDERLRRPQAARVVRRVVAERRALPVGAAGKIARAASVGGGRLFRPLPKGVPHSEAARRVTVKLGYVPNRKIGQWAAHGSYLERENAQQEGEKGLGFDAQDDEVSIKGRLQEWQLSGDPRLFKIVLSPEDGDRLNLREATRETMARIAPHMAEDPASVEWMAIDHYNTGHPHVHVLIRGKADFRIPREIVKRGMRDVASEVATERLGYLSPAELARRQEQQIEARRFTPLDREIERMTKPLPDGRAVLSEVVRRPRESGYAQQRIRMRRLEALERLGLAEKVGSSTWALDAGWTKALKELEIVRTRTKMVAESRALMTEPRCLPQVTKLGPGQRIVGRVLGTGLDERFDRSFVILEGTDYRAHIVYQTAGIEQARAAQQLQLRHLVAIEGKSFEKDGRRIPYTAVEDYGLVIPDKPKEVRIPEKALDDALDAGMTAQPEASTTGFQRLWHEQLLERMRRREREKRERERDASLPVESVREDASPVAPEPAQPERTPQDLPPEVSPKASPEASPEVPAEKPTPSPKRPGRGERGGPARGSKKPGKGRGDDLE; encoded by the coding sequence TTGAGCGAAAGGCGCTCCGACACCTCCGTCTCCGGCAAGAGTTTCGTCCGCGGCAAGACCATTGACGAAGATGAGCGCCTGCGGCGGCCGCAGGCGGCCCGGGTGGTGCGCCGGGTGGTGGCCGAGCGGCGGGCCTTGCCGGTGGGTGCGGCGGGGAAAATCGCCAGGGCGGCGTCCGTCGGCGGCGGGCGGCTGTTCCGACCGCTACCCAAAGGGGTTCCGCACAGCGAGGCGGCGCGCCGGGTGACGGTCAAGCTGGGCTATGTCCCCAATCGCAAGATCGGTCAGTGGGCAGCGCACGGGTCCTATCTCGAGCGCGAGAATGCCCAGCAGGAGGGTGAAAAAGGCTTGGGGTTCGATGCCCAGGACGATGAGGTCTCCATCAAGGGTCGGCTGCAGGAGTGGCAGCTGTCGGGTGATCCTCGCCTGTTCAAGATCGTGCTGTCACCGGAGGATGGGGACCGACTGAATCTGCGGGAGGCGACGCGGGAGACGATGGCGCGCATTGCCCCGCACATGGCCGAGGATCCGGCGTCGGTCGAGTGGATGGCCATCGATCACTACAACACCGGACATCCGCACGTGCACGTGCTGATTCGGGGCAAGGCGGATTTTCGCATCCCGCGGGAGATCGTGAAGCGGGGCATGCGCGATGTCGCGTCGGAAGTGGCGACGGAGCGTTTGGGCTACCTGTCGCCGGCGGAACTGGCCAGACGGCAGGAACAGCAGATCGAGGCACGCCGTTTCACGCCGCTGGATCGGGAGATCGAGCGGATGACGAAACCCTTGCCGGATGGACGCGCGGTCTTGTCGGAGGTCGTTCGCCGGCCCAGGGAGTCTGGGTATGCGCAGCAGCGTATCCGCATGCGGCGGCTGGAGGCCTTGGAGCGTCTGGGACTTGCGGAGAAGGTCGGTTCGTCCACCTGGGCACTGGATGCCGGTTGGACGAAGGCACTGAAGGAGCTGGAGATCGTGCGCACACGCACGAAGATGGTGGCGGAGTCCAGGGCGCTCATGACGGAGCCGCGGTGTCTGCCGCAGGTGACGAAGCTCGGCCCGGGGCAACGGATCGTCGGGCGGGTCCTCGGAACCGGGCTCGATGAGCGATTCGACCGCAGTTTTGTGATCCTCGAAGGCACGGATTACCGGGCGCACATCGTCTATCAGACGGCGGGCATCGAACAGGCCCGTGCGGCGCAGCAATTGCAACTGCGGCATCTCGTGGCCATCGAGGGGAAAAGCTTCGAGAAGGACGGTCGCCGGATCCCCTACACCGCCGTAGAGGACTATGGGCTGGTGATCCCCGACAAGCCCAAGGAGGTCCGGATTCCCGAGAAAGCCCTGGACGATGCCCTGGATGCCGGCATGACGGCCCAACCGGAGGCATCGACGACGGGTTTTCAGCGGCTCTGGCACGAGCAGTTGCTGGAGCGGATGCGGCGGCGGGAGCGCGAGAAAAGGGAGCGTGAGCGTGACGCATCTTTGCCGGTGGAATCGGTGCGCGAGGATGCTTCTCCCGTCGCACCAGAGCCGGCTCAGCCGGAGCGTACACCGCAGGATCTGCCGCCAGAGGTTTCGCCGAAGGCTTCGCCGGAGGCTTCGCCGGAGGTTCCTGCCGAAAAGCCGACTCCGTCGCCCAAACGTCCAGGACGTGGCGAACGGGGTGGTCCGGCCAGGGGATCGAAGAAGCCAGGCAAGGGCCGTGGTGACGATCTCGAATAA
- a CDS encoding S26 family signal peptidase, whose protein sequence is MRRVLVVTVHVLMSLLMLLVLAFLALLTVARAQHWVFNGTTCMPLGFYRLGPKPKVVRDGDYVMLCPELGNPLHLRFAGAQAYQKSLPADTNPAMAQAISGNWLEFSPKGPCAKGIMPFAKVVAAIPGQQVMVAPQGVRANGRWLPNSAVVTRVDGIPVIHVAYGRYVVPKGYFWDYAPGNFAYTSAYYGPIPEDHILGSLKPVLVIPGSEYWYHPKVRHG, encoded by the coding sequence ATGCGTCGTGTTCTGGTGGTGACCGTTCACGTCCTGATGAGCCTGTTGATGTTGCTGGTGCTTGCTTTTCTTGCCTTATTGACGGTCGCCCGGGCGCAGCACTGGGTATTCAACGGGACGACCTGCATGCCGCTGGGATTCTATCGGTTAGGGCCAAAGCCGAAGGTGGTGCGCGATGGCGATTACGTGATGCTCTGTCCGGAGCTGGGGAATCCGCTGCACCTGCGTTTTGCCGGTGCGCAGGCCTACCAAAAATCGCTGCCGGCAGACACAAATCCCGCCATGGCGCAGGCCATTTCCGGGAACTGGCTCGAATTCTCGCCTAAGGGGCCTTGCGCCAAAGGCATAATGCCTTTTGCCAAGGTGGTGGCGGCGATACCCGGGCAGCAGGTGATGGTGGCGCCACAGGGCGTCCGGGCCAATGGCCGGTGGCTTCCCAATAGTGCCGTGGTAACCCGGGTGGATGGGATTCCGGTCATCCACGTGGCCTACGGTCGGTATGTGGTTCCCAAGGGCTACTTTTGGGACTACGCCCCCGGGAATTTCGCGTACACCAGCGCCTATTATGGGCCGATCCCGGAGGACCATATTTTGGGCAGCCTCAAGCCCGTGCTGGTGATTCCCGGAAGCGAGTATTGGTACCACCCGAAGGTTCGGCACGGATAA